GACAGCTGCGGTGCTGCTGGCATCAGCGGGTACAGCAGGTGCAGAATGGCTCTACGCCATTGATGGAGACTACCTGTACGATGTAGACCCTTCCGATGGCACATGGAATTCGCTTTCATCATCCTGGTCAGGTGCCGAGTTGTTGACATCGTGCCAGGGATACCTTTATGCCATACAGGGGGACAATCTTTACATAGCAGACCCGGACGACGGAGATTGGGAATCACTCTCATCAACATGGGATGGCGCGAATGCCCTGACCGCCAGTTCGGATGCCCTTTACGGCTGTCAGAGCGGTATCATTTACGAAGTAGACCCTGCTGATGGCAGCTGGGAAAGCATTCCCGGTGATTACGAAGGAACACAGTTCCTCGCCTGGGCCGGAGGGGCTCTCATGGTGATCCAGAATGATGTTCTATACAGGACGAACCCGGACACCGGGGATTTCACCGAATTCACTTCATCCTACGATGGTGCTACAGCGGTTGCCGGAAGCTCCGACGCCCTTTTCGTTGTCCAGGGTGACAATCTCTACAAGGTAAATCCGTACACCGGAGATTACATCAACCTTGGCAGTGAATACGGCGGAGTCCGGGAAATGGCTGTCGCGAACGGCCTTGTATACACTATCTGGGAAGGAACCCTCTGGGTGACAGACCCGGATACCGGTGAATACGCGGGACTTACAGAAAGCTGGGGAGGCGCTACAGCTTTTTGTTCACTTTAATCTAATCTCACAAGGGCGGGAACCGTATCATGTTCCCGTCCTTTCAATTACCCCTGTAGAACCGAACAAACTGTTTTCTCCCTGAGGAATACGAGGTATCCACAGGCCCGGGAGCCGAAAATCTCTGAAATGTCGCGAAGGTAATTTTGCTGTTTCTCGATGTAGCTCTCCGCGACTTCCCCCGCAGAAGAACCATCGAAAGAGTCCGTCTTGTAATCAACGACTGTAAGCTTCCCGTTGTCCCTGAGGAGAAGATCAATGTAGCGCTTCTTCAATGCTCCGGCTGTTTTCACGAAGTAAGGGTATTCCCTCCCGATGATTTCCGACCTTTCAAGATCAAACGGCAGTTTCATACTGAAAAAATTGAGGGAAAGTTCCCTTATCTCTTTGTAATCGTTTCCATATACGCTCTTCAGATATATCTCGTTCTCTGTGAACCATTTCTCCGGTGATGAAAAATCTATCTTCTCCATGACCGCGTGGACACAATCGCCAATTGCCGCCCCACGCCGTTGCCATCCCTCAGGTTCAGGGTTAACTTCAAAAAGAACTCCGCTGTCAATTTCCTTAAAATCAACATCGATTTCAACCCCCGGATTCCGGGCGACAGGATGGTACGCTGCTTCTCCGGGAAGAATTTCTTCAATGTTCAGGCATCCGTGATCGGTTTCAGCTGCAAGCTGTAGATTCTCCCACAGGATCTGACCGGGGGAATCGTTCGTTTGAGCCGGCGGTTTCACAAATACTACCAGGGAGTCTCTGGGTCTGGTTACTGCTACATAAAGGAGCCTTCTGAATTCAGCCTTCTCCCTTGCCTTGATTATCTCAACTATTCCAGGCCAGAAGGGCGATCTCATCGTTGAGTCACCTTTATATGGACATGGTATTCCAAGGTTGAAGGCAGCCTTTTTTTCATGATCGTAAGAGATAACCTTGTCCCGACCCGCCCTCAAGGATGCAATAGAAGGGGCAGCCAGAGCTACGTTATTCCATGCCAAGCCTTTAGCCCTATGTATAGTGGTAACGGTAACAGCCCCTCCTTCGGCAGGAACAGAAGAAGGCTCCTCCTGTCTTGAAGGTGACAGATTCTTATCAAGAACAATCAGCAAATCGGAAGGGGTATTTATCTCTCCGGAAAGGACCCGTTCAAGAAGAAACTGAAGGTTGCCCATTCTTCTGGATTTTTGATATCCCGCGGCCGCAATTGCAGGTATCAGCTCCGTCTGAAAATACAGCTCGAAAAGGAAATCCTCAAAGGGGATGGTCAGTATCGACTGCCTTAATCTTCTAAGCTGTCTGTTGACTTCCCTGACTTCGGGGGGACATTTTTCATCCTGTTCCGCATACCCGGTGGTTCCTGAGCATATTGCTCTGTTGATCACATTGTCGGATATCCCGAAGAACAGAGATCTGAGCGTATGTACCCACGCCAGACTGTCTCCGGGGCACAGTACGCATCTAACGATTTCCCGAAGATCGGTTATCTCGGAGCGGTTGAAGAAATCCCTTGATGAGTTTACATAATAGGGAATTTTCTCCTTTTCAAAAGCATCAATGAAATGGTGAATATGTGTTCCTGATCTGAAAAGCAGGGCGTAGTCTGCAGGAGAGTTGCCATCGCTGAAAGCCCTTTTCAGGTAATCAACGTACCACTGAGCCTGAAGAAGTGTTCCGAAAGCATTTTCGCTGTATCTGCCTTTGTACTCATCCGGCATATCCGGAAGTTTTACTACCTTTACCGGTTCTCCCCGCGGAGCTCCCGGACGGGGCTCAATGCGGGAGTACGCGCAACCGAATGGCAGTTCTTCAGGAGTCTGACCCGAGAAAAGATGGTATCCGAAGGCATTTACGAACCTTATTACTGCGCCGGTGCTCCGGAAATTTGTCGTTATGGTCTTAGAGAGAGCACCGCCCTCTTCAAGCCTTTTTCTGAAGCTTCGGTAGGTCTCAATGTCGGCGTTTCTCCAGCCGTAAATCGACTGTTTATCATCGGCCACAATGGTAACGCACCCGTCGGGCAGCCTTCCCGACTGATCGAGAAACGCTGTAAAAAGCCTGACCTGATCTGCACTGGTATCCTGAAACTCGTCTATAAGGATATGATCGAACCTGCCTGAAAGGTACCTGGAGAGCATATCATTTCCGGCTATTGCCTGCCATGTGATGTACAAAAGGTCGTCGTATGAAAATCTGCTTCTGTCTACGTCCCATTTCCCGCGGAGTTCTGTCGCGAATGCGCCTGCGAAATCCCAGGTTTTTTCAGTAATATCACTGGAACCGATAATCGGCAGGATCCTTTTGAATTGCTTATTTGCTGCGCTGAAAACCTCTTTTGCGCGCCCGAAGTCATCCCAGTTCTTTTTGCTCCCACCCCGGAGGTTCAGCGATGGAAACGAACCCGCAGGTTCTTCGTAACTTGTTTCTGTCAATTTCTGACGAAATACTCTCAACTCCTCAAGAAAGTTCCTTACTTTTACAAAAATTTTGTCGGATGGCTCGGTACATTCATCAAGGGTTTCTTCAACAGTCTCTCCGTGAGTGGCCAGAAAATTATCAATTACATTCAGTTCCGTAGAGATTCCACCGACGCATTCAATCGAATCAAGCCATCTCCTCTTTTCTATACCCAGGGCGATTTCTCTTTGCAGCCCGGTGCCGGTCTTTTCAAGGATATTCCTATGGGAAGCGTCCCGCAGGCTCAGCAGCCACTTATCCC
This Candidatus Aegiribacteria sp. DNA region includes the following protein-coding sequences:
- a CDS encoding UvrD-helicase domain-containing protein gives rise to the protein MKKEKVPGDQLSRDAILRETDRNVFVQASAGTGKTTLMVDRVVELVKKGIPLERIAVVTFTRPAAAELRMRIRNRLREEKDNTNCLEAGKTVTSAWILTIHSFASRILREYFNLTGVDPAFSTTEGHFDPIEINREWDKWLLSLRDASHRNILEKTGTGLQREIALGIEKRRWLDSIECVGGISTELNVIDNFLATHGETVEETLDECTEPSDKIFVKVRNFLEELRVFRQKLTETSYEEPAGSFPSLNLRGGSKKNWDDFGRAKEVFSAANKQFKRILPIIGSSDITEKTWDFAGAFATELRGKWDVDRSRFSYDDLLYITWQAIAGNDMLSRYLSGRFDHILIDEFQDTSADQVRLFTAFLDQSGRLPDGCVTIVADDKQSIYGWRNADIETYRSFRKRLEEGGALSKTITTNFRSTGAVIRFVNAFGYHLFSGQTPEELPFGCAYSRIEPRPGAPRGEPVKVVKLPDMPDEYKGRYSENAFGTLLQAQWYVDYLKRAFSDGNSPADYALLFRSGTHIHHFIDAFEKEKIPYYVNSSRDFFNRSEITDLREIVRCVLCPGDSLAWVHTLRSLFFGISDNVINRAICSGTTGYAEQDEKCPPEVREVNRQLRRLRQSILTIPFEDFLFELYFQTELIPAIAAAGYQKSRRMGNLQFLLERVLSGEINTPSDLLIVLDKNLSPSRQEEPSSVPAEGGAVTVTTIHRAKGLAWNNVALAAPSIASLRAGRDKVISYDHEKKAAFNLGIPCPYKGDSTMRSPFWPGIVEIIKAREKAEFRRLLYVAVTRPRDSLVVFVKPPAQTNDSPGQILWENLQLAAETDHGCLNIEEILPGEAAYHPVARNPGVEIDVDFKEIDSGVLFEVNPEPEGWQRRGAAIGDCVHAVMEKIDFSSPEKWFTENEIYLKSVYGNDYKEIRELSLNFFSMKLPFDLERSEIIGREYPYFVKTAGALKKRYIDLLLRDNGKLTVVDYKTDSFDGSSAGEVAESYIEKQQNYLRDISEIFGSRACGYLVFLREKTVCSVLQG